The sequence tcacgttttTTGCAACCTTGCTGGGGAGTATTAGGATTttgccttcaaaaaaaaaaaaaaaattactattaggattttattttagttttaattttaaaataaactaaaataataataataataataaaatcatcatCTTCTATCTACTATTTTCCACACCAAAAGCAAAAGCTATACCACACTTTAATGTCACTCAACCTACCACACTCACACTTTCTTCCCACACTCAAAACATTAACATGAACCCCAACGCCAAATACTTCCCCTTCTTCTTACTTCTCATCACTCTCATGCCCGTTTCGCCCCTTTTAACCGACCCGAACCCGGTCCAACCCTTCCACCCAACCTCATCTCCACGTGTCAACATCACCACCAGCACTATCCCCGCACAATCCGACATGTCATCACCTGGAGAATGCCCCTTAGACCTCCCTCCCCAATTCTTCACCTCCGTTAAATCCGCTTGCACTAGTAAACACAAAACCCTTAATCCTCTCAAATGCTGCCCGGTTCTAGCTGCCTGGCTTTACTCTGCCTACTCTGCAACTGCACTCGGAAAACAACAGCAAACGGCGTCGTATTATAATATTAACGGTTACGAAGACCTTCCGTTGTTACCGAATGACTCGGAGAGTTGTGTTCAGAACGTTGAAAATGGACTTAAAAGTAGAGGAATTGAGTTGATGAGATCGAACGAGTCGTGCGACGTCGTTTACTGTGAATGCGGTATTAGGTTACATCATCCGCTGACGTGTACGGAATCCTTTTCGGTTAATTCAGCTGGAGATCTCATCGGGAATCACAGAGTAAAAATGTTGGAGAAGaattgtttaaataataataataataataatcataataatgctgCTGCTAATGCTGTGTGCTCCAAGTGTTTGAATACACTTCATCTGGTTagctttcttttcttcttcttctttttttttttttttttttgataatttaaTCAGTTTTACAGTATTTGAAggtgtattatttattatttatgtttcTTAATTAATTGGCTTGCTTGTTTGCATTTGGTAAAGTGATCCTCAATCATGCTGCATAAGGGCGCGTGTACACGACGCTCATTTTTAGCATATAGCAGCTGTTATATTGGGATCAATGAACCATTTATTCTAAGTTTTGGTATAATCAGATTTCAAGTCTAAAGTTTCTAGTTTTTTTTTCCCGAAAATACAAAAACTTTATACGAAACATTTTCTCGAAAAAAGAAAAAGAACGTCAAGAGTTCATCAAAACACCTAAACTATTTTTTTTTGCGTAGTTGATACCTGTGGTTTCATTTAATTTCGAGATTGATACCTGAAGATAACTGCCGTTAGCATTTAACctttaacccctcacatgtgccacacaTGTGAGGGTAATATTGTCCGTTCAGTTAATTTTATTAAAACACCTCACATGTACCAAAATATCACAAAACCTCCTGGTACGATTTCCGACTCATAAAATCTCTCGGGAAGAAGCCATGTTAATCCCTGAACATTCAATAATACATTACACGTGAATATGAAACATATATTAAAAAatcaaaatacatatatatatcaaaatcaTAATAGGTTTCGATAATATTCTAGACTATTTGCAACATTAGCATTTCGCTTGTACACACATTAGAAGTTTGAAACAAAAGCATTTTATAAAACGTTTTGCTATTACAGACACAAGGTTATCAGTCATACAAACATTAGCATTTATATTTATGAAGCTACACCCGGTATTCTGCCTCACTTTAATAACAATTATCATCAATTAAAATTAACACTTAAAACATTTGACCACTAAATTTCAGTTAACCTAAATTCATTGACACGATCATACACAAGATATACAGTTGTGTTTGTGAAAAGCCAACTAAACAATTCTACGAAAAGAGTTGTAAGGGTGTTTAAATGTAAGTGATTAATGTGACTTCAAGAATCAAAAGAAGATAACAATAATCAAAATCAATTCTATCAGACAATTATTGAGGTTAAAACTTAAACCCAAGTAGCAGTAATAATCAGTTTATACCCAAGTCCAAACACCAATCTAATTTCAAATTCACAAAATTAACAACCAATAAAGATTATAGAACACATGATTTATAACAAATTACTAATAGTATGAGCTTCACAAGAATTAAGAGTGGACTTACATTAGCAAGAGACTCTAAAGAATGAACATACTCCCTGTTCCTCTGAACCCATCTCTTATAAGCTTCCATAGATTCTAAGAGAAAATGTtgtttatataaattgaatcaatatTTCAAAACCTTCACTCTTTGACTGAAGTAAATATTCAATTTCTTGCTCAATTTGGGTTTTACCCCAAATTAAGAATTCGGTCAAAAGTTCAAAATTTGTTGGAAATCTTTGGTAATTTAGTCGTTTGTTGAATCTTTTGAAAAATTAATTGTAAAAAAATCACAAAAGCTGGTAACGATCTCTAGGGTTTTATGTATCAGACTTTTTGAATGAGATAAATGAATCGTCCATTTACATGTCAGATCATGTCCAGCTCTTTTACATGCTTTTTACATGGATTTAAATAATGAAAAGGATGATTATACCCTCACATGTGTGTCACATGTGAGGTGGTAACTGTTAAAAGTAAACGGAAGTTTGGAGTGGGTACTAACCACGAAAGTCACAGAAAACTTAGGTACCAAGGATGCAAAATTTAAACTCTAGGTTTTTTGATGAAAATGGttacaaaccacaggtaccaacggcgtaattttttcagAGTACAACAAACAGAAACACGAAGAGGCTTGAAAACAGTAAAATAAGGCTAACAAACTACCAGAACATAAATTAACTAAGTCCGAGCCTCCTAGAAACACGAGGAGGCTCTAAAGATTCTTGGTATAGTGATTGATGGCATGATTATTAATCAAAACAATGTGAAATTAGTATAGTCGAAGTCCACATTTATATCAATACATTAAGGTTATGTTTGACGAAGTCACAAACTAGCTTTTAGCTGTtagttttttatatttatttaggtGTTTATCTGGGTAtgttaaaattaagattaaaatgaCAAAAAACTATGAGTTTTTTTCTCAAATGCTAGTTCAATTAGCTTTTAGTTTTTTTAACTCGCTCAAAAAGCTTTAAGCTCTTGTAACCAAATAAAACTTTTTACTTGTAGAAACTTTTTCATAAAAATTAGAAGTTAAAAGCTCTAAAAAAACTTATTGCCAAACATAACCTATGGATAGTATGAATACTTGATTAATATATTGAGCTTGTTCTCATATTAAGGTATTTTTAAGAATCtgattaatgtccaaaaagaatctATAATGTTTCATAATATGGTTAAAGTAACAATTTGGTGTGTaccaaaaaaggaaaaaaaaaatggcTTTCAAAGTTCTTAAAGTAGTAACATGTCATAATATCAGTGTCACTACTTGTGTCACATTCCCAAGTTGATCATAAATTATTGATGATAACAAAATGGACCCTTTTGTCTCCATAAACAATACCCTTGTCCCAAAGCAACGGCAAGTACTTGTTAACTTTATGCAAATCGACATGAAATTTATTTGGTTTGTTAGAAGGATCTTTTATAAATGATGGAATAGATACCAAGTGGTGGAGATGAGTCTTATCCCATGAGGACCATTAAAAAGTACTTTGTCACATGATCACATTTGGATAGACAATAATACAAACTCTGATTTTGTCTTTGCAAGATGTGAATTTTTTAatatctcgtttcaaaattatattGTTTCAGTTGTCAGTTTATAAGAAAGAAATTGGTAAATTTCACTTATCTAGTAACAGAACATGAAATAGAAGCATTCTTCATTTGATTATTGTATGGTATGTATAGTAGCTTCATGTAATATTGTCTAGAGTTATGCAACAAGTTAGAGTCTAGAGGTGACAAGATGCACGGGTTGGTTCGGTGGGATAGGTTGAACTGCGAACACTTTCTTTGCCGGTTTTTTATTAAAAAATGTTATAGATGCTATATTTGAGATGTTGTATATGATTAAAAAAAGCTACTCAGTAGTATTTATCAGGTGACTTTGGACCCCTTGCTAAcagaggcgaaactaggatttttttcacccggggcaaaaaaaaaaaaattaaaccgtagcaatttttttggacaaaatttgaagaatTTGGGtcaaaagttggagattttggggcaaattttgaagattttggggcaaaagttggagaatttggggcaaaatttgaaggttttggggcaaaatttgtagctttgggggcaaaaaaaaaaataaaaaatccaccgggggcaaagtcgaaaaacccaaaatttttacactgaaaaaaaaaatccGCCCCCCTCTGCCCCTACACACTTTCGCCCCTGCTTACTAAGTTATGTTATATTACCTGACCTATATGACATGAAACTTGACATATTCGACCCGTTCATTAGCAACTGGGTCGAAATGAGTCCTGGTGCATTAAATAATCCCACCCCGTCTGAAAAAATCAAAATAATTCAGAATGGATTACTGTACAACTTTCTATGCATAGCATATATGTCACCACAGTGGTAATTTTAAAGAAATGGATGCCATAAAAAGTCCTTTTATATCATGCCTTCAGCTTTCAAGTAACGGGTTTCTTGTTATATGCAGCTTAAAAAGGTAGATACTGTAAATACAAGCAAAGTAGAAGAGCGAACAAGTAAAATGCACAACGAAGATTGTGAGCTGATGGGTCTGACTTGGCTTCTTGCCAAGAACAGGTCGACATATATACATACAGTTTCTGCAGTCCTCAGAGCCACAATGATGACCACAGCCGGTAACACTATTCCGGAGTCATGCACCCTCAACAGTGATGGAATGCCGTTAGCCGTTGATTCTTCTGAATTAAAtgattcttcttcatcatctagtaTCATCTTTAATTCATATCTCTCTCTTTCATTATTTTCACTTTTTATGCTTTGTATGTCCATTCGCCGATTATTTGATAGCATTTAGGCTTGTAATCTGTTTGCAATGAGTTTGGGATCTTGCCTTCTATGTATGTGTTATTAGGTTGTTTGGAAATGTAATTCTTTGTTGTATGTTTGTTACTTCTAGATTTTATTACTATTACATAATCACATGTTAAATTATTATTCATGTAGGCTATCTTTCTTCCTAAAAT comes from Rutidosis leptorrhynchoides isolate AG116_Rl617_1_P2 chromosome 4, CSIRO_AGI_Rlap_v1, whole genome shotgun sequence and encodes:
- the LOC139844936 gene encoding uncharacterized GPI-anchored protein At4g28100 — its product is MNPNAKYFPFFLLLITLMPVSPLLTDPNPVQPFHPTSSPRVNITTSTIPAQSDMSSPGECPLDLPPQFFTSVKSACTSKHKTLNPLKCCPVLAAWLYSAYSATALGKQQQTASYYNINGYEDLPLLPNDSESCVQNVENGLKSRGIELMRSNESCDVVYCECGIRLHHPLTCTESFSVNSAGDLIGNHRVKMLEKNCLNNNNNNNHNNAAANAVCSKCLNTLHLLKKVDTVNTSKVEERTSKMHNEDCELMGLTWLLAKNRSTYIHTVSAVLRATMMTTAGNTIPESCTLNSDGMPLAVDSSELNDSSSSSSIIFNSYLSLSLFSLFMLCMSIRRLFDSI